The segment TTTAGAACTCTTTGTTGGAAGGATATGGTATACACATATCCATCATTTACTTTcatataatgttaaaaattgCCATGAAGAAATCAATGTTAAGTAGTCCTAAGAAATTTGAGCAATAGAAACACACGATTCTAGACATATTTAATATCTACCACTCGTGTTTTTCCATACCATATTTTCTTGACTCTTTTGAATTTGCAACAGAACAATAGTCTATGCATCttgatattaatatttgttttttatatacaGGATTTATTAAGTAAAAGTAGACTCCAGGAGTCATCAATattcacaaaaaatattaacaagaCAGCTATCCCTAAGATCATCCCCAAGATCCCATTACACTGCACACTCGTCAACAACAGCACGACACAGACGTGCCCATCAAACTATCCAACAAAATTCGAGCCAGAAATCTCTTCTGCGGAAACTTGTCCCGACTACTTCAGATGGATCCAACAAGACCTAAAGGTGTGGCAAGAGACAGGGATCACAAGGGAAACGCTAGAGAGAGCAAAACCTAATGCTCATTTCAGGCTAGTGATAAAGTCAGGGAGATTGTATGTTGATAAGTATGATAAAGCTTATCAGACAAGAGATGTATTCACAATTTGGGGAATACTTCAACTTCTAAGAATGTATCCTGGTCAAGTCCCTgatcttgagcttcttttcCTCTGCCATGATAGACCCGGCATCTGGAAAAAAAACTTTAGACAAGAGGACAACGCCACATGGCCTCCACCGCCGTTGTTTCATTACTGTGGTCACCGTGATGCATATGACATAGTTTTCCCTGATTGGAGCTTCTGGGGTTGGTATGTATGCGTTTTTTATAACTGCTTCTAaccaattttgaaaaaatttctaatctttttaatatattgtaatGAGTAAAAAAGTAATGGCAATAATACAAACCATCTTTATATGGATCATAATAAGTTGATGTTGCTAATAGGCCGGAGGTGAACATAAAGGAGTGGAACAAGTTATCGGTGGCGATTAAAGAAGGGAACAAAAAGGTGAAATGGGAAGATAGGGTTCCGTACGCTTATTGGAAAGGGAACCCTATGGTTTCTATTGCAAGAAGAAACTTCATGAAATGTAACGTTTCGGATAAGTATGATCCCATGGTTCGTCTCTTTGTCCAGGTATATATAAATCTGACTTTGATTTATATTCAAGCATAATGTAATAATTTATTGAGCTTTAGATGAATAGTAGTCATGTCGTTATTTCAGGACTGGAAAAGAGAGACTAGAGGAGGGTTTAAAGGATCAAACTTAGAAGATCAATGCACTCACAGGTGTGCAGAAGATatatagtaatttttattttccctgaTCTTAGATTGTAGAATATAATAACATTCTTGAGATTTGGGTGTTGGTAAATAAGGTACAAGATTTACATAGAAGGGAATGCATGGTCGGTGAGCGAGAAGTATATACTAGCATGTGATAGCATGACTCTACTGATTAAACCagaattttatgattttttcgtGAGAAGTATGATTCCCATGGAGCATTACTGGCCCATTAGACCTAACAATTGTGTTGACCTCAAGTTTGCTGTTGAATGGGGCAACAACAACACCGACAAGGTAACAAAACAATTATATCCAAAATCTAGTTTGAATCTTATTTAACTATGTggtgttcagaaaaaaaaaattatgtaatttgaAACTTTATGTCGATCAGCTGACAGCTCATTATTATTTTGTGATgatcttaatttatatatagGCACAAGTCATAGGGAGGCAAGGAAGTGAGTACATGATGAAGAATCTAGAGATGAAGTATGTCTATGATTACATGTTATATGTCTTGCAAGGCTATGGAAAACTGATGAAGTTGGATGTGACTGTGCCTGAAAATGCGACCGAAGTGTGTTCGGAGACGATGGCTTGTCCGATCTCTGATGGTGGTCTGATCAGGCAGTGCATGGACGACTCGTTGGTTATGTCTCCGAGTGTCAAATCTGCTTGTGATTTGCCGCAGCCTTATGGAGATGGTGAGCTCAAGAGTTTTCTTGAGAAACAAGAAAATGCAGAGAGAGAGGTCGAGAGGTGGACCGATGAGTATTGGGAggtccaaaacaaaaaaatttcagCAGTGATCTAATTGGAAATCGCTGCAATTTATAAGATGTTTCTAACTATCCAAATTTTTGTGAAAACCCTGTGATTAAAAAAAAGGTGTTCTGTTCATTCAACCAAAAACCTGCACACAGTTCTCTAACCGGAATATGGTATTGGCacaaatagatttaaaaaaaaaagacatttgaACATGACTTGCTTTGATGTCAGAGAAAAACAATGGTGAATTTTTCTAAACAACTTACCACACTTGTGAGAACTGTTATTCCTAAACAACTTAAGGCTAAGATCCTCTTAAAAATGACTCCTCAAGTGACAAGAGAATTTTTCAGTAGTACATAGACAGAAGCCTCTTTTATCTTTTGTGTTCTTCTTCCCTTTAGCAAAGCTTCAATagcttttcttcttttcttttttgaacaaatCCAACTGTTTCACAAAACCAATGGTGATAAGTCAAAAACTTCAGGAAGGTTTCCAATGTAACCAAAAACTGAATATAAAACATCTTACGTACATCTGCATTAACAGACGGCCGCATAGTTGTTAGCCCGTCGTTCCAATACCTTGTTTCTTCTTTCTGTCCCAGTCCAGAGGTTCCCAAAATACACATGCTTCAATACTGCCTCTGACCTGTTCACCCAGTTTTCAGAGTAGTTGTTGACTTGACCCGCTATACCAGAATAGTAATAGCAAGACTCAGACTCAGCTATGCCCAACCCGAACTTGTTCACCATTCCGGCTACTGAAGCGAGATCCCCAATCAAATTCTTGTTGATTCCTTTCATTCAAACCCAAAACCACCACACATGTCATtcaatgtatataaaaataaggaGGAGAGAAGCGCTTACCTTTCTTGATAAGCAAGTCAGCGTCTTTTTCACCCTCAATGAGGTAATCTAAGAATGAGATGTAGTTGGTTCCGAGGGCATTGCGAGGATAATGACATTGCTCCAGAGCCATGATGTTTCTAAACATGGTGTCAAATTGGTCATCAACCGTGAATAGGAGACATCCTCAAACAACCAGTTTGGAATCTTACATTCAAGAACTCCTCTTCTCCTACTGCCTCAAATTTCACTCCCCTACTCTCCTGCAGCTTATCCGCATTATACACATACTGTATCTCGTGATTGTGATTGTGTTCATGAGGAGGGTGTTCTGCAAGCGAACTGACCTGTGCAGGTCAGTGAAATGTGCAAAAGAATACTCTCCAATTCGCTGCTGAAAGTCGAATAAACAGGAGATTAGATTCCTCATTTTTTGGTTATTCTCGTTCCGGCTGCTATGAGGGCGAATTGCATTGTAGAGCATCTCAATGATGAAGTAAGGTATCTGGTTTTCGAGCAGGATGAGTAACTCTTCTGCTGATTCTCCATGTTTAAGTAAGCTATTGTGCAACGGTAACATTTTAGAGTCGAAAAGATTAAAGCAGGTGAATTTATTGAAGGAACCAAAAAGAACCGTTGTAAAATATTCGAACGACGGCCTAATCAAGACTTGGCCCAGGCCCTGTGATTAGGTTAGGTCCCTCAAAGTGGTTTagattatttttgttgacaGCGTCAAACAAGTTCGATGACTGATGTAACAGTGGTCTTAAGTAAATTACACGTATTACCATACCATAATCACTTGACACACTGTCGAGAATTAAAATATTAGCCATCCCCAGCCGTGTCCAGTTAATATATGGTGAAAGTTATATAgatctttgataaaaaaaaaagttaaatagaTCTTGCAAGTATTCAAAATATGACTTATCATATGTAGTGGTCTTATCTTTGACTTTTATGCGGTATAATTGTTATTAACCTTTTTTCTATGCACTTAGTTTGCAAATGACTCTTTAGTTGGTTGATTAGTCGCGCCAAAAAAAAGTTGGTTGATTAGATTAGTTAGTTTACATACAATAAGAttgaaataatataaagaaCTGTGGAACATAAATGCTTCATCGATATTGTTCTGTCAAGACTGGCCAAAAAATCCGTATTCGATAACCGAATCCAATTAAACAAAATAGTATCAAATCTGAATCGGAATTGACTAAATATTTGAAtggatttaaaaattttgtatttaaaaaatcgaAAACGACCCGAACTGAAATATTTCGAGTATCtgaatgtattcgaaatagatttatatatctaaatatattaactatttttagatttaatatatattgaaaatttccaaaatatatatgatacttttaagttgtctaaaatacttgaaaatatatataaataatcaaaaataaatatctaagatatctaaagtatactgaagcactaaaaatatttaaaatatctagctaaaatatattctaaacaataaaaatacttaaaatatctattgattttctatccaaatattcaaactaaaccaatttatattttaagtttaggTTTTTCAGcatattttatccaaatttatatgtaatatattattttgtttataatttttgagaaatttgaagtatataatgaattttaaaattttaacataattttaaatgagttatctgaaTTCAAACCGAATAAGACTAAAATTTTTGATCCGAAAAACCTGAACCCGAATAGACTCGAACTGAATCTGAATGAGTATTCGAACGTCCACCTAGTtctatatataagtaaaaagaAATTGATTACATACATATTTTTCGGGAATAATACTCTTTACATTCCAcatcatcttctctttcttacATCTCATCATTCAACACATATTTAACTTTTACACATTACAatagttttgtttaataaaatttaacatttataaattagtgattatttttaaatatccaaattaaataaacttaGTCTCTATtgatagaaaatttaaaatgatagattttcatatcaaaaataaaaataatttttttaatatataataaaataattgatttaaaaaacaaagaaaaaatgaaaatgtcaaaaaaaaattagaaaagtgTATGTGTCGTTAGTGGTTtccatttcatttttattcaattAGTTGAATCTTTTCACCACAATTATTTCACAtcattaaaattcttttttcaatttttccATTGTAATGATTCAATTGTTAATCTTTTATTCTAACACCTCCGTTGTACATAGTCTTAATAGTATAACGGGAACTACTATATCTCGGTTTATCTTGTCAAACCTTTTTTCAACATCCTGCCAATTTTATTTGAccatttcaattttatttcttcattTCCTTCAAAAGTGTAATTCTTTTGCTCATATTGACAGCAACTCTAATGCTTCATTTCATCTACAGATTAAAAACCTACACAAAATTTCATAAAGGAACCTAAAGAAAAATTTAGAATAACATCGGACAGTCCAATTACGACTACTGAAAACGcatgatttcaaaattttatacttTTCGCTAATTGCTTTCATGACACCACGGGTTCCACAACGctgtttcattaaaaataaatctactTTATTCCAAAAAACTACAAGTTATTTATCTAAGCAATTAATTAATCAACACATATGTAAAGGCTTTTGTGGTTTGACGCAAATTCACACTTATATATAGACTTTTGTTTTGTGTATCAAACTcagaattaataaaaattaaaaccccaaaaactattaaattattCATCTTACCCCATAAAAGAGATCCATGTCCAGTGAGCCCTATTTCACAAgttctctctgtttttcctttttgtaaaCTACACAAGTTCTCTCTGTTGATCGCATGGTCTTGTGTGTTTGGTTCGATGGGAGAGAACATACACGTGGAGCAAGCCACaaaagatcatcatcatcagcgaCAAAACCTAGCGACGAGTTTAAGCTCGAAACTAACTAAGACATGGGTCACCACCAGAATCTACATCTTCgtcctcttcatcttcctcctttGTCTTTCTCTCTCTTGGATATTTACGGTAATATTTTTCCCTTTCTCATGATAATACCTTCTACTTTCGTTAACGAGATGATCCTAGCAAAACAAAACGAGAAAGATGATAACTATAAAGGTTTTTTTTAACCAGATAACTATAAAGATTATGTAGTGattaaagaaatattataccATTGAGGAGTTCGGTGAGAAGAAACAAATTTATTCagtctacaaaaaaaaacacatttattCACCACGTTGAAAATTTATGAAccgtttaaatatatattagattacTTGTAGTGGTGGAACCTATAAATTTATTagcttaatattttttgtttggtgttATTTATAGTTTCTATTAGGTGAGAGTAGATTCCAAGTAACATCAGTATTCACAAGAACCACAAACAAAAGTGTTACCACAACAACAAATATCCCGAAGATAATCATCAAGATCCCACTAAACTGCACACTCCACAACAACAACACCACACAAACATGTCCTTCAAATTATCCAACCAAGTTCAAACCAGCCATCACTTCCTCAGAAACTTGTCCTGACTACTTCAGGtggatccaccgagacttaaaGGTATGGCAAGAGACAGGAATCAAAAGGGAAACACTAGAGAAAGCAAGACCACACGCTCATTTCAGGCTGATAATAAAGTCAGGGAGATTATACGTTCATCAATACGAGAAAGCATTTCAGACAAGAGATGTGTTCACGATTTGGGGAATACTTCAACTTCTAAGAATGTATCCTGGTCAAATCCCTGATCTTGAGCTTCTGTTCCTCTGCCATGATAAACCTGCCATTTGGAAAAGAGACTTCAAAAAGGACGCATGGCCTCCTCCGCCGTTGTTTCACTATTGCGGTCACCGTGATGCATACGACATCGTGTTCCCTGATTGGAGCTTTTGGGGTTGGTATAATCCCATTCATAagactttttcttttctttggttAATGGTTGACTATTCatcaaaattaattatatcttaAAAGTCTGGTCAATAACGTAGATGGCCCGTAACAATgaagtatataatattattatcttatttatagGCCAGAGCTGAATATAAAGGAGTGGAATAAGTTATCTGTGGCACTAAAAGAAGGTAACAAAAGGGTTAAATGGGAAGACAGGATTCCGTACGCTTATTGGAAAGGAAACCCCAATGTTTCTCCAATAAGAGGAGAGCTCATGAAATGTAACTTCTCCGACAAGTATGATCCTATGGTTCGTCTCTATGTTCAGGTATgtgtataagtataatattCATCTAGTTACTTTTTAATTACAAGCATTCTTAAAGAACGAGTTTCATTTACTTCGGGTCTAGATAAGGTATagttagttaaaattttataccaTGTATAGTGATTTATGTAACATCATCATATTGAAAAGAAATTTATGATCTTGTCTCACTTTCACATGTTGTTTTAGGATTGGAGAAGTGAGATCGAGAAGGGGTTTAAAGGATCAAACCTAGAAGATCAATGCACTCATAGGTATGGGCATATTTTAATACATTTCATAAATTACGTATAtcctcgttttttttttctggtatcAGATCATGTATTTGTTAGTTTGCTATACTGTTAAACATTTGTTTACTTCTGAATTTGCATGCAGATATAAGATATACATAGAAGGGAATGCTTGGTCGGTAAGCGAGAAATATATACTTTCATGTGATAGTATGACTCTGTTGGTTAAACCAGAGTACTACGATTTTTTCATAAGAAGCATGGTCCCAATGAAGCATTACTGGCCCATTAGACGAAACAACAAATGTCGTGACCTCAAATTCGCTGTCGACTGGGGTAACAACAACACTGAAAAGGTAAgcaaataccaaaaaaaaagcgTCTATAATGAGAAGTAATGCCTCACGTTGTGATGGTCTTAATCATGTTATGTATAGGCACAAGTCATAGGGAGACAAGGAAGTGAGTACATGATGAAGAATCTAGAGATGAAGTATGTATATGACTACATGTTATATGTATTGCAAGGTTATGGGAAACTGATGAAGTTGGATGTGACTGTGCCTCAAAATGCGACTGAAGTGTGTTCAGAAACGATGGCTTGTTCGATCACGGATGGTGGACTGATCAGGCAGTGCATGGATGACTCGTTAGTTATGTCTCCTAGCGTCAAGGCGGCTTGTAATTTGCCAAAGCCTTATGGAGATTATGAGCTCAAAAGGATTCTTAAGAAACACGAAAGTGCAAAGAGAAGGGTTAGGAAGTGGACCGATGAGTACTGGACCGCGAGAAGTGGGAAATAAGATTATTTTCTTTGATCGTGAAAATATAcagataaatttttaaaatatatattatcacttaaacaa is part of the Raphanus sativus cultivar WK10039 chromosome 5, ASM80110v3, whole genome shotgun sequence genome and harbors:
- the LOC108861529 gene encoding uncharacterized protein LOC108861529, which translates into the protein MGENIHVEQATKDHHHQRQNLATSLSSKLTKTWVTTRIYIFVLFIFLLCLSLSWIFTFLLGESRFQVTSVFTRTTNKSVTTTTNIPKIIIKIPLNCTLHNNNTTQTCPSNYPTKFKPAITSSETCPDYFRWIHRDLKVWQETGIKRETLEKARPHAHFRLIIKSGRLYVHQYEKAFQTRDVFTIWGILQLLRMYPGQIPDLELLFLCHDKPAIWKRDFKKDAWPPPPLFHYCGHRDAYDIVFPDWSFWGWPELNIKEWNKLSVALKEGNKRVKWEDRIPYAYWKGNPNVSPIRGELMKCNFSDKYDPMVRLYVQDWRSEIEKGFKGSNLEDQCTHRYKIYIEGNAWSVSEKYILSCDSMTLLVKPEYYDFFIRSMVPMKHYWPIRRNNKCRDLKFAVDWGNNNTEKAQVIGRQGSEYMMKNLEMKYVYDYMLYVLQGYGKLMKLDVTVPQNATEVCSETMACSITDGGLIRQCMDDSLVMSPSVKAACNLPKPYGDYELKRILKKHESAKRRVRKWTDEYWTARSGK
- the LOC108858668 gene encoding uncharacterized protein LOC108858668 — translated: MGESRYVVRSTRFQHQKQQSVVSLCTKLAKAWITFTIFIFVFFILLLGASHFRLEMVYTFILSKSRLQESSIFTKNINKTAIPKIIPKIPLHCTLVNNSTTQTCPSNYPTKFEPEISSAETCPDYFRWIQQDLKVWQETGITRETLERAKPNAHFRLVIKSGRLYVDKYDKAYQTRDVFTIWGILQLLRMYPGQVPDLELLFLCHDRPGIWKKNFRQEDNATWPPPPLFHYCGHRDAYDIVFPDWSFWGWPEVNIKEWNKLSVAIKEGNKKVKWEDRVPYAYWKGNPMVSIARRNFMKCNVSDKYDPMVRLFVQDWKRETRGGFKGSNLEDQCTHRYKIYIEGNAWSVSEKYILACDSMTLLIKPEFYDFFVRSMIPMEHYWPIRPNNCVDLKFAVEWGNNNTDKAQVIGRQGSEYMMKNLEMKYVYDYMLYVLQGYGKLMKLDVTVPENATEVCSETMACPISDGGLIRQCMDDSLVMSPSVKSACDLPQPYGDGELKSFLEKQENAEREVERWTDEYWEVQNKKISAVI